A single window of Streptomyces xanthii DNA harbors:
- a CDS encoding WhiB family transcriptional regulator: MGWVVDWSAQAACRTTDPDELFVQGAAQNRAKAVCTGCPVRTECLADALDNRVEFGVWGGMTERERRALLRRRPTVTSWRRLLETARTEYERGAGLLPAELEEDVADGSHEYCEDDRYAAVG; encoded by the coding sequence ATGGGCTGGGTAGTCGACTGGAGTGCGCAGGCGGCCTGCCGCACTACCGATCCGGATGAACTGTTCGTTCAAGGAGCAGCGCAGAACCGGGCGAAGGCGGTGTGCACGGGATGCCCCGTGCGCACCGAGTGCCTCGCCGACGCGCTGGACAATCGCGTCGAGTTCGGCGTGTGGGGCGGCATGACCGAACGGGAGCGACGCGCGCTGCTGCGCCGGCGTCCGACCGTCACGTCGTGGCGCCGGCTGCTTGAGACGGCACGGACGGAGTACGAGCGCGGTGCGGGGCTGCTGCCCGCCGAGCTCGAGGAGGACGTGGCGGACGGCTCGCACGAGTACTGCGAGGACGACCGGTACGCGGCCGTCGGGTAG
- a CDS encoding ArsA family ATPase, with amino-acid sequence MTLDPRAPLDIDPLLDDPATRIVVCCGSGGVGKTTTAAALGLRAAERGRKVVVLTIDPARRLAQSMGIDSLDNTPRRVKGIDDAAGGELHAMMLDMKRTFDEIVEAHADEERARAILSNPFYQSLSAGFAGTQEYMAMEKLGQLRARDEWDLIVVDTPPSRSALDFLDAPKRLGSFLDGKLIRLLMAPAKVGGRAGMKFLNVGMSMMTGTLGKLLGGQLLRDVQTFVAAMDTTFGGFRTRADATYKLLQAPGTAFLVVAAPERDALREAAYFVERLAAERMPLAGLVLNRVHGSGAGRLSAERALAAAENLDESGIVDQTAGKEELRTSPESPETAETPEAAETDAAVETDAAVAPETPTVAQLTAGLLRLHAERMQVVAREQRTRDRFTALHPEVAVTQVAALPGDVHDLSGLRDIGDRLAAGGAPAGAA; translated from the coding sequence ATGACGCTGGATCCGCGAGCTCCGCTCGACATCGACCCGCTGCTCGACGACCCGGCCACCCGCATCGTGGTGTGCTGCGGCAGCGGCGGCGTCGGCAAGACCACCACCGCCGCGGCGCTCGGTCTGCGCGCCGCCGAGCGGGGCCGCAAGGTGGTCGTGCTGACCATCGACCCGGCCCGCCGGCTCGCCCAGTCGATGGGCATCGACTCGCTGGACAACACCCCGCGCCGCGTGAAGGGCATCGACGACGCGGCGGGCGGCGAACTGCACGCGATGATGCTCGACATGAAGCGCACCTTCGACGAGATCGTCGAGGCGCACGCGGACGAGGAGCGCGCCCGGGCGATCCTGTCGAACCCCTTCTACCAGTCGCTCTCCGCAGGCTTCGCCGGCACGCAGGAGTACATGGCGATGGAGAAGCTCGGCCAGCTCCGCGCCCGCGACGAGTGGGACCTGATCGTCGTCGACACCCCGCCGTCGCGCTCCGCGCTGGACTTCCTGGACGCGCCGAAACGGCTCGGCTCCTTCCTCGACGGGAAGCTGATCCGGCTCCTGATGGCCCCCGCGAAGGTCGGCGGGCGCGCCGGCATGAAGTTCCTGAACGTCGGCATGTCGATGATGACCGGCACCCTCGGCAAGCTGCTCGGCGGTCAACTCCTGCGCGACGTCCAGACGTTCGTGGCCGCGATGGACACCACCTTCGGTGGTTTCCGCACCCGCGCGGACGCCACGTACAAGCTGCTGCAGGCACCCGGCACCGCGTTCCTCGTGGTGGCGGCGCCCGAGCGGGACGCGCTGCGCGAGGCCGCGTACTTCGTGGAGCGCCTGGCCGCCGAGCGCATGCCGCTGGCCGGTCTGGTGCTCAACCGGGTGCACGGCAGCGGCGCCGGCCGCCTCTCGGCCGAGCGCGCGCTCGCCGCCGCAGAAAATCTTGACGAGTCCGGCATTGTGGATCAGACGGCCGGGAAGGAAGAGCTTCGTACCTCTCCCGAGTCCCCCGAAACCGCGGAGACCCCCGAAGCCGCCGAGACCGACGCGGCCGTCGAGACCGACGCAGCCGTCGCACCCGAGACTCCCACCGTCGCGCAGCTGACCGCGGGTCTGCTGCGCCTGCACGCCGAACGCATGCAGGTGGTCGCGCGCGAACAGCGCACGCGTGACCGCTTCACCGCGCTGCACCCCGAGGTCGCCGTGACCCAGGTCGCGGCGCTTCCCGGTGATGTCCACGACCTGTCAGGCCTGCGGGACATCGGTGACCGGCTCGCGGCCGGTGGTGCTCCGGCCGGAGCTGCCTGA
- a CDS encoding ArsA family ATPase: MSRLQVVSGKGGTGKTTVAAALALALATEGKRTLLVEVEGRQGIAQLFETEALPYEERKIAVAPGGGEVYALAIDPELALLDYLQMFYKLGGAGRALKKLGAIDFATTIAPGLRDVLLTGKACEAVRRKDKKGNYAYDHVVMDAPPTGRITRFLNVNDEVAGLARIGPIHNQAQAVMRVLKSPETAVHLVTLLEEMPVQETLDGVAELRAANLPVGRFMVNMVRPALLGEDALAMAREKSVRPAVAEALAAAGVGSAKRLAGPLITQAGEYAERYALERAQRELLADAGLARHELPLLTEGLDLSGLYRLAEELRQQGIQGTLR, from the coding sequence GTGAGCAGGCTCCAGGTCGTCAGCGGCAAGGGCGGTACCGGAAAGACCACGGTCGCCGCCGCACTCGCGCTCGCCCTCGCGACCGAGGGGAAGCGCACACTTCTGGTGGAGGTGGAGGGCAGGCAGGGCATCGCACAGCTCTTCGAGACCGAAGCGCTTCCCTACGAGGAGCGGAAGATCGCCGTGGCACCGGGCGGCGGTGAGGTGTACGCGCTCGCCATCGATCCCGAGCTGGCGCTCCTCGACTACCTCCAGATGTTCTACAAGCTGGGCGGCGCGGGCCGTGCCCTCAAGAAGCTCGGCGCGATCGACTTCGCGACGACGATCGCCCCGGGCCTGCGGGACGTCCTGCTGACCGGCAAGGCGTGCGAGGCGGTGCGCCGCAAGGACAAGAAGGGGAACTACGCGTACGACCACGTGGTCATGGACGCGCCCCCGACCGGCCGCATCACCCGCTTCCTGAACGTGAACGACGAGGTCGCCGGGCTCGCCCGGATCGGCCCCATACACAATCAGGCCCAGGCGGTCATGCGCGTCCTCAAGTCCCCGGAGACGGCCGTGCACTTGGTGACGCTCCTGGAGGAGATGCCGGTGCAGGAGACCCTCGACGGGGTCGCCGAGCTGCGCGCCGCGAACCTGCCCGTCGGGCGGTTCATGGTGAACATGGTGCGGCCCGCGCTGCTCGGCGAGGACGCCCTCGCCATGGCCCGCGAGAAGTCCGTGCGCCCGGCGGTCGCCGAGGCCCTGGCCGCGGCCGGTGTCGGCAGCGCCAAGCGGCTCGCGGGCCCGCTGATCACCCAGGCGGGCGAGTACGCGGAGCGGTACGCCCTGGAGCGCGCCCAGCGCGAGCTGCTCGCCGACGCGGGGCTCGCCCGGCACGAACTGCCGCTGCTCACCGAGGGCTTGGACCTGTCGGGCCTGTACCGGCTCGCCGAGGAACTGCGACAGCAGGGAATTCAGGGGACTCTTCGATGA
- a CDS encoding DUF4177 domain-containing protein, whose translation MAKKWEYATVPLLVHATKQILDTWGEDGWELVQVVPGPNNPEQLVAYLKREKQA comes from the coding sequence ATGGCTAAGAAGTGGGAATACGCGACCGTGCCGCTCCTCGTGCACGCGACGAAGCAGATCCTGGACACGTGGGGCGAGGACGGCTGGGAGCTCGTCCAGGTCGTGCCGGGACCGAACAACCCGGAGCAGCTGGTGGCGTACCTGAAGCGGGAGAAGCAGGCATGA
- a CDS encoding RidA family protein — protein sequence MSAVEARLAELGLTLPPVVPPVAAYQPAVQSGVYVFTAGQLPMVDGKLPLTGKVGAEVTAEQAKELARTCALNGLAAIKSVAGDLDRVARVVKVVGFVASAQDFTGQPGVINGASELLGEVLGEKGVHARSAVGVAVLPLDAPVEVEFQVELTEA from the coding sequence ATGAGCGCGGTCGAGGCCAGGCTGGCCGAGCTCGGACTGACGCTGCCGCCCGTCGTGCCGCCGGTCGCCGCGTACCAGCCGGCCGTGCAGTCCGGCGTCTACGTGTTCACCGCCGGGCAGCTGCCCATGGTCGACGGCAAGCTGCCGCTGACCGGCAAGGTCGGCGCCGAGGTCACCGCCGAGCAGGCCAAGGAGCTGGCCCGCACCTGCGCGCTGAACGGCCTGGCGGCGATCAAGTCCGTCGCCGGTGACCTGGACCGCGTCGCGCGCGTCGTGAAGGTCGTCGGGTTCGTCGCCTCCGCGCAGGACTTCACCGGTCAGCCCGGCGTGATCAACGGCGCGAGCGAGCTGCTCGGCGAGGTCCTCGGCGAGAAGGGCGTGCACGCCCGCAGCGCCGTCGGCGTCGCGGTGCTGCCGCTGGACGCGCCGGTCGAGGTCGAGTTCCAGGTGGAGCTCACCGAGGCGTGA
- a CDS encoding NUDIX hydrolase: MANGQWYPPEWPERIRALAAGTMTPATPRRAATVMLLRDARGVEVHMLRRRTSMAFAAGAYAYPGGGVDPRDDDRQVRWAGPSRKEWAVRLGVPEQDAQAIVCAAVRETFEEAGVLLAGPTPDSVVDDTTGADWTADRQALVDRDLSFAEFLRRRGLVLRSDLLGAWARWITPEFEPRRYDTWFFVAALPDGQRTSDDSSEADRTVWIRPGEAAAGYDRGELSMMPPTIATLRTLDAYGTAADALAGSAGRDLTPVLAQARLEGDELVLSWPGHDEFTKHISNGGS, translated from the coding sequence ATGGCAAACGGGCAGTGGTATCCCCCCGAGTGGCCGGAGCGGATCCGCGCCCTCGCCGCCGGCACGATGACACCGGCGACGCCCCGGCGCGCCGCCACCGTCATGCTGCTGCGCGACGCGCGGGGCGTCGAGGTGCACATGCTGCGCCGGCGCACCTCCATGGCCTTCGCGGCCGGCGCCTACGCGTACCCGGGCGGCGGCGTCGACCCGCGCGACGACGACCGGCAGGTCCGCTGGGCGGGTCCCTCCCGCAAGGAATGGGCGGTGCGCCTCGGGGTACCGGAGCAGGACGCGCAGGCGATCGTGTGCGCGGCCGTGCGGGAGACCTTCGAGGAGGCCGGTGTGCTGCTCGCCGGACCCACCCCGGACAGCGTCGTGGACGACACCACGGGAGCCGACTGGACCGCCGACCGGCAGGCCCTGGTGGACCGGGACCTCTCCTTCGCCGAGTTCCTGCGGCGCCGCGGGCTCGTGCTCCGCTCCGACCTGCTGGGCGCGTGGGCCCGCTGGATCACCCCCGAGTTCGAGCCGCGCCGCTACGACACCTGGTTCTTCGTGGCCGCGCTCCCGGACGGCCAGCGCACCAGCGACGACTCCTCCGAGGCGGACCGCACGGTGTGGATCCGGCCCGGTGAGGCCGCCGCGGGCTACGACCGGGGCGAGCTGTCGATGATGCCCCCGACGATCGCGACGCTGCGCACGCTCGACGCGTACGGGACCGCCGCCGACGCCCTCGCCGGCTCGGCGGGCCGCGACCTGACGCCCGTCCTCGCGCAGGCGCGGCTGGAGGGCGACGAGCTGGTGCTGTCCTGGCCGGGGCACGACGAGTTCACCAAGCACATCTCCAACGGGGGGAGCTGA
- a CDS encoding MBL fold metallo-hydrolase, producing MSDAAALPGQPRGGVLSGPATARAVNVLAPNPSAMTLDGTNTWIVAEPDSDLAVVIDPGPLDDAHLTHVVDTAEKLGKRIALTLLTHGHPDHAEGAGRFAELTGTKVRALDAALRLGDEGLAAGDVVTTGGLELRVVPTPGHTSDSLSFHLPADRAVLTGDTILGRGTTIVAHPDGRLGDYLDSLRRLRSLTVDDGVHTVLPGHGPVLEDAQGAVEFYLAHRANRLAQVETAVENGLRTAPEVVAHVYADVDRSLWPAAELSVRAQLEYLSEHGLIG from the coding sequence ATGTCGGACGCCGCGGCCCTGCCCGGGCAGCCGCGCGGCGGGGTGCTCTCGGGCCCCGCGACCGCCCGCGCGGTCAACGTGCTCGCGCCGAACCCGTCCGCGATGACCCTCGACGGCACCAACACCTGGATCGTCGCCGAGCCGGACAGCGACCTGGCCGTCGTCATCGACCCGGGTCCGCTGGACGACGCCCACCTCACCCACGTCGTGGACACGGCGGAGAAGCTGGGCAAGCGGATCGCGCTCACCCTGCTCACCCACGGGCACCCCGACCACGCCGAAGGCGCGGGCCGCTTCGCCGAGTTGACCGGCACGAAGGTGCGGGCGCTCGACGCGGCGCTGCGGCTCGGTGACGAGGGCCTGGCCGCCGGTGACGTGGTCACGACCGGCGGCCTGGAGCTGCGGGTCGTCCCGACGCCCGGCCACACCTCCGACTCGCTGAGCTTCCACCTCCCCGCCGACCGGGCCGTGCTGACCGGCGACACGATCCTCGGCCGCGGCACGACGATCGTCGCGCACCCCGACGGCCGCCTCGGCGACTACCTCGACTCGCTGCGCCGGCTGCGCTCCCTGACCGTCGACGACGGCGTGCACACGGTGCTGCCCGGCCACGGCCCGGTCCTGGAGGACGCCCAGGGCGCCGTCGAGTTCTACCTCGCCCACCGCGCCAACCGCCTCGCCCAGGTCGAGACCGCCGTCGAGAACGGCCTGCGGACGGCGCCGGAGGTCGTGGCACACGTCTACGCCGACGTGGACCGCTCCCTGTGGCCCGCCGCCGAACTCTCGGTGCGGGCCCAGCTCGAGTACCTGTCGGAACACGGACTGATCGGCTAG
- a CDS encoding sigma-70 family RNA polymerase sigma factor — protein sequence MTSTPLPQDPAGLAARFEAERPRLRAVAYRMLGSFSEAEDAVQEAWPRLQRDGAGEVRNLAGWLTTVVGRICLDMLRTRTARREDPLEEGGAVEIHVPDPVVRPLDPVHEAETADSVGLALLVVLDTLAPAERLAFVLHDMFAVPFEDLAPIVERTPAATRQLASRARRRVQGQVPPADTDLARQREVVAAWVAASRAGDFEALLELLDPDVLLRVDAGPGTASKLVRGALEVAGQAALYGRLAPSSYAAFVGDGVGIVAAPNGTPTAVLALTVRGGRVVQVDIIVDPPRLSGLTGAQWK from the coding sequence ATGACCTCGACCCCGCTGCCGCAGGACCCCGCGGGTCTCGCCGCCCGCTTCGAGGCGGAGCGCCCCCGGCTGCGGGCCGTGGCGTACCGGATGCTCGGCTCGTTCAGCGAGGCGGAGGACGCGGTGCAGGAGGCGTGGCCGCGGCTCCAGCGGGACGGCGCGGGCGAGGTGCGGAACCTGGCCGGCTGGCTGACCACCGTCGTCGGGCGGATCTGCCTCGACATGCTGCGCACCCGCACCGCGCGCCGCGAGGACCCGCTGGAGGAGGGCGGCGCCGTCGAGATCCACGTGCCCGACCCGGTGGTCCGGCCGCTGGACCCGGTGCACGAGGCCGAGACGGCCGACTCGGTCGGGCTCGCGCTCCTCGTCGTGCTCGACACGCTGGCGCCCGCCGAGCGGCTCGCGTTCGTGCTGCACGACATGTTCGCCGTACCGTTCGAGGATCTCGCGCCGATCGTGGAGCGCACCCCCGCGGCGACCCGACAGCTCGCGAGCCGGGCCCGGCGCCGGGTGCAGGGTCAGGTGCCGCCCGCCGACACGGATCTGGCCCGGCAGCGCGAGGTCGTCGCGGCCTGGGTGGCGGCCTCCCGCGCGGGCGACTTCGAGGCGCTGCTCGAACTCCTCGACCCGGACGTCCTGTTGCGGGTCGACGCGGGCCCCGGCACGGCGTCCAAGCTGGTCCGCGGCGCCCTGGAGGTGGCCGGTCAGGCCGCGCTGTACGGGCGGCTCGCGCCGTCCTCGTACGCCGCCTTCGTGGGCGACGGCGTCGGGATCGTCGCCGCGCCGAACGGGACGCCGACGGCGGTCCTCGCGCTCACGGTGCGCGGCGGGCGGGTCGTACAGGTCGACATCATCGTCGACCCGCCCCGCCTGTCCGGTCTCACCGGCGCCCAGTGGAAGTGA
- a CDS encoding Crp/Fnr family transcriptional regulator, whose amino-acid sequence MDDVLRRAPLFAALDDEQAAELRASMSEVTLARGDALFHEGDPGDRLYVVTEGKVKLHRTSPDGRENMLAVLGPGELIGELSLFDPGPRTATASALTEVKLLGLGHGDLQPWLNARPEVAAALLRAVARRLRKTNDQMSDLVFSDVPGRVARALLDLSRRFGVQSEEGIHVVHDLTQEELAQLVGASRETVNKALADFAGRGWLRLEARAVILLDVERLAKRSR is encoded by the coding sequence GTGGACGACGTTCTGCGGCGCGCCCCGCTCTTCGCGGCGCTCGATGACGAGCAGGCCGCGGAGCTCCGCGCCTCCATGAGTGAGGTGACCCTCGCTCGCGGCGATGCGCTGTTCCACGAGGGAGACCCCGGGGACCGCCTGTACGTGGTCACCGAGGGCAAGGTGAAGCTCCACCGCACCTCCCCCGACGGCCGGGAGAACATGCTGGCCGTGCTCGGCCCCGGCGAGCTGATCGGCGAGCTGTCGCTGTTCGACCCGGGCCCGCGCACCGCGACCGCCAGCGCGCTGACCGAGGTGAAGCTGCTCGGCCTCGGCCACGGCGACCTCCAGCCCTGGCTGAACGCCCGGCCCGAGGTGGCCGCCGCGCTGCTGCGTGCCGTCGCCCGCCGCCTGCGCAAGACCAACGACCAGATGTCCGACCTGGTCTTCTCCGACGTGCCGGGCCGTGTCGCCCGCGCGCTGCTCGACCTGTCGCGCCGCTTCGGCGTGCAGTCCGAGGAGGGCATCCACGTCGTGCACGACCTCACGCAGGAAGAGCTGGCCCAGCTGGTCGGCGCCTCCCGCGAGACGGTCAACAAGGCGCTGGCGGACTTCGCCGGCCGCGGCTGGCTCCGCCTGGAGGCCCGCGCGGTGATCCTCCTGGACGTGGAGCGCCTCGCCAAGCGTTCCCGCTGA
- the nth gene encoding endonuclease III produces MPAKPAEPGKPAKPAKKKAAAKPESRVALVRRARRIDRELAETYPYAHPELDFENPFQLVVATVLSAQTTDLRVNQTTPALFAAYPTPEDLAAADPEKVEELIRPTGFFRAKTKSIMGLAKVLTEEFGGEVPGRLEDLVKLPGVGRKTAFVVLGNAFGRPGITVDTHFGRLVRRWKWTEETDPDKVEQAVGALFPKSQWTMLSHHVIFHGRRICHARKPACGACPIAHLCPAYGEGETDPEKAKKLLKYEKGGLPGQRLKPPQSYLDAGGLPAPPLGGS; encoded by the coding sequence ATGCCAGCGAAGCCCGCCGAGCCAGGCAAGCCAGCCAAGCCCGCGAAGAAGAAGGCCGCCGCGAAGCCGGAGAGCCGGGTCGCGCTCGTGCGGCGGGCGCGCAGGATCGACCGCGAGCTCGCGGAGACGTACCCGTACGCCCACCCCGAGCTGGACTTCGAGAACCCGTTCCAGCTGGTCGTGGCCACGGTGCTGTCCGCCCAGACCACGGACCTGAGGGTCAACCAGACGACGCCCGCGCTGTTCGCCGCCTACCCGACGCCCGAGGACCTCGCGGCGGCGGACCCGGAGAAGGTCGAGGAGCTGATCCGGCCGACCGGGTTCTTCCGCGCGAAGACGAAGTCGATCATGGGTCTGGCGAAGGTCCTGACCGAGGAGTTCGGCGGTGAGGTGCCGGGCCGCCTGGAGGACCTGGTCAAGCTGCCGGGCGTCGGCCGCAAGACGGCGTTCGTGGTGCTCGGCAACGCGTTCGGACGCCCCGGGATCACCGTCGACACCCACTTCGGCCGTCTCGTGCGGCGCTGGAAGTGGACGGAGGAGACGGACCCGGACAAGGTCGAGCAGGCGGTCGGGGCGCTGTTCCCGAAGAGCCAGTGGACGATGCTCAGCCACCACGTGATCTTCCACGGCCGCCGCATCTGCCACGCCCGCAAGCCGGCCTGCGGAGCCTGCCCGATCGCGCATCTCTGCCCGGCCTACGGGGAAGGCGAGACGGACCCGGAGAAGGCGAAGAAGCTGCTGAAGTACGAGAAGGGGGGCCTGCCGGGACAGCGCCTCAAGCCCCCGCAGTCCTACCTGGACGCGGGCGGTCTGCCGGCCCCGCCGCTGGGAGGCTCCTGA
- a CDS encoding NUDIX hydrolase has product MKNVSEISGIDGDQTQAGAAPGGSGAGPDVTLRTAGLPAWLDPVAEAAATVRGEQLSRFLPPEDGAGRQSAVLILFGEGERGPELLLMERAGSLRSHAGQPSFPGGALDPEDGDPRAEGPLRAALREAWEETGLDPSGVQLFGVLPKLYIPVSGFVVTPVLGWWRTPSPVAAVDPAETARVFTVPVSDLTDPANRATARHPSGHHGPAFLVESALVWGFTAGVIDRLLHFAGWERPWDREKSVPLDWRS; this is encoded by the coding sequence ATGAAGAACGTGAGCGAGATCAGCGGTATCGACGGAGATCAGACGCAGGCGGGTGCGGCCCCGGGGGGATCCGGCGCCGGGCCCGACGTCACGCTGCGCACGGCCGGGCTGCCCGCCTGGCTGGACCCGGTCGCCGAGGCCGCCGCGACGGTGCGCGGGGAGCAGCTCAGCCGCTTCCTGCCGCCCGAGGACGGTGCGGGGCGCCAGTCCGCGGTGCTGATCCTGTTCGGCGAGGGCGAGCGGGGCCCCGAGCTGCTGCTGATGGAGCGCGCGGGCTCGCTGCGGTCGCACGCGGGCCAGCCGTCGTTCCCCGGCGGCGCCCTGGACCCGGAGGACGGGGACCCGCGGGCCGAGGGGCCGCTGCGGGCCGCGCTGCGGGAGGCCTGGGAGGAGACGGGGCTGGACCCGAGCGGGGTCCAGCTCTTCGGCGTGCTGCCGAAGCTGTACATCCCGGTGAGCGGGTTCGTGGTGACGCCGGTGCTCGGCTGGTGGCGGACGCCGTCGCCGGTCGCGGCCGTCGACCCCGCCGAGACGGCACGGGTCTTCACGGTCCCGGTGTCCGATCTCACGGACCCGGCGAACAGGGCGACGGCCAGGCATCCGAGCGGGCACCACGGCCCCGCTTTTCTCGTCGAATCGGCTCTGGTCTGGGGTTTTACGGCCGGCGTCATCGACAGACTGCTGCACTTCGCGGGCTGGGAGCGCCCCTGGGACCGCGAGAAGTCGGTCCCGCTCGACTGGCGCTCGTGA
- a CDS encoding MarP family serine protease, whose amino-acid sequence MNVLDILLLAAAAWFAIVGYRQGFVVGILSVIGFLGGGLVAVYTLPVIWSAATDDAEVTTAAAVVAVIVVIVFASIGQAFTTHLGNKLRRYITWSPARALDATGGALVNVGAMLLVAWLIGSALAGTTLPTLGKEVRSSKVLLGVSQALPSQADTWFADFSSTLAQNGFPQVFSPFANEPIAEVSPPDPALAKSPVATSAKRSIVKVVGQAPSCGKVLEGTGFVFADRRVMTNAHVVGGVDEPTVQIGGEGVRYDAKVVLYDWERDIAVLDVPDLKAPPLRFTSTDAERGGGAIVAGFPENGAYDVRPARLRGRITADGPDIYHRGTVRRDVYSLYATVRQGNSGGPLLTPEGQVYGVVFAKSLDNADTGYALTGDEIRGDIEQGRTAVQEVDTDACAL is encoded by the coding sequence GTGAATGTGCTGGACATCCTGTTGCTCGCCGCCGCCGCGTGGTTCGCGATCGTCGGTTACCGCCAGGGGTTCGTCGTCGGCATCCTGTCGGTGATCGGATTCCTGGGCGGTGGCCTCGTCGCGGTCTACACGCTCCCTGTGATCTGGTCGGCGGCCACCGACGACGCGGAGGTCACGACGGCGGCCGCGGTCGTCGCCGTGATCGTGGTGATCGTCTTCGCGTCGATCGGCCAGGCCTTCACCACGCATCTGGGCAACAAGCTGCGCCGGTACATCACCTGGTCCCCGGCCCGAGCGCTCGACGCGACGGGCGGCGCGCTGGTCAACGTGGGCGCGATGCTCCTGGTGGCCTGGCTGATAGGTTCCGCGCTCGCGGGGACGACGCTGCCCACCCTCGGCAAGGAGGTCCGCAGCTCCAAGGTGCTGCTCGGGGTCTCCCAGGCGCTGCCCTCCCAGGCGGACACCTGGTTCGCCGATTTCTCCTCCACACTTGCGCAGAACGGTTTCCCCCAGGTCTTCAGCCCGTTCGCGAACGAGCCGATCGCCGAGGTCAGCCCGCCGGACCCGGCGCTCGCCAAGAGCCCCGTCGCGACCTCCGCGAAGCGATCCATCGTCAAGGTCGTGGGCCAGGCGCCCAGTTGCGGCAAGGTCCTGGAAGGCACCGGCTTCGTCTTCGCCGACCGCCGCGTGATGACGAACGCGCACGTGGTCGGCGGCGTCGACGAGCCCACGGTGCAGATAGGCGGCGAGGGCGTCCGTTACGACGCGAAGGTCGTCCTCTACGACTGGGAGCGCGACATCGCGGTCCTGGACGTGCCGGACCTGAAGGCGCCCCCGCTCCGGTTCACGTCGACGGACGCGGAGCGCGGCGGCGGCGCGATCGTCGCCGGCTTCCCGGAGAACGGCGCGTACGACGTGCGCCCCGCGCGCCTGCGCGGCCGCATCACGGCCGACGGCCCGGACATCTACCACCGGGGCACGGTGCGGCGCGACGTGTACTCGCTGTACGCGACGGTCCGTCAGGGCAACTCGGGCGGCCCGCTGCTGACGCCCGAGGGCCAGGTCTACGGCGTGGTCTTCGCCAAGTCCCTGGACAACGCGGACACGGGGTACGCCCTGACCGGCGACGAGATCCGCGGCGACATCGAGCAGGGCCGCACCGCGGTCCAGGAGGTCGACACGGACGCCTGCGCCCTGTGA
- a CDS encoding alpha/beta fold hydrolase, translating into MTDPATPSAQPPSSVVRLDVPGAPDVLHRDVAANGARFHIAELGDGPLVLLLHGFPQFWWTWRHQLVALADAGFRAVAMDLRGVGGSDRTPRGYDPANLALDITGVVRSLGEPDAALVGHDLGGYLAWTAAVMRPKLVRRLVVSSMPHPRRWRSAMLSDPKQTSAGSYVWGFQRPWVPERQLVADDGALVGRLMREWSGPNQPEDQAVEAYRQAMRIPSTAHCSVEPYRWLVRSLARPDGIQFYRRMKRPVRVPTLHLHGSLDPVMRTRSAAGSGEYVEAPYRWRLFDGLGHFPHEEDPLAFSNELVNWLKDPEPDR; encoded by the coding sequence ATGACGGACCCCGCCACCCCATCGGCCCAGCCGCCCTCCTCGGTCGTACGACTCGACGTGCCCGGGGCGCCGGACGTGCTCCACCGGGACGTCGCGGCGAACGGCGCGCGCTTCCACATCGCCGAGCTGGGTGACGGGCCCCTCGTGCTGCTGCTGCACGGGTTCCCGCAGTTCTGGTGGACGTGGCGGCACCAGCTCGTGGCGCTCGCCGACGCCGGGTTCCGGGCCGTGGCGATGGACCTGCGGGGCGTCGGCGGCAGCGACCGCACGCCGCGCGGCTACGACCCGGCGAACCTGGCGCTCGACATCACCGGCGTCGTCCGTTCCCTCGGCGAGCCGGACGCGGCGCTCGTCGGTCACGACCTCGGCGGCTATCTCGCCTGGACCGCGGCCGTGATGCGCCCCAAGCTGGTGCGGCGGCTCGTGGTGTCGTCGATGCCGCACCCGCGGCGCTGGCGCTCGGCGATGCTCTCCGACCCCAAGCAGACCTCGGCCGGCTCCTACGTGTGGGGGTTCCAGCGGCCCTGGGTCCCGGAGCGTCAGCTGGTCGCGGACGACGGGGCGTTGGTGGGCCGCCTGATGCGCGAATGGTCGGGGCCGAACCAGCCGGAGGACCAGGCCGTCGAGGCCTACCGGCAGGCCATGCGCATCCCGTCGACGGCGCACTGCTCCGTCGAGCCGTACCGCTGGCTGGTCCGCTCGCTGGCCCGCCCGGACGGCATCCAGTTCTACCGCCGCATGAAGCGCCCGGTCCGCGTCCCCACCCTGCACCTGCACGGCTCGCTCGACCCGGTGATGCGTACCCGCAGCGCGGCCGGCTCCGGCGAGTACGTCGAGGCCCCCTACCGCTGGCGCCTCTTCGACGGCCTCGGCCACTTCCCTCACGAAGAGGACCCCCTGGCCTTCTCGAACGAACTGGTCAACTGGCTGAAGGACCCCGAACCGGACCGGTGA